A single genomic interval of Plodia interpunctella isolate USDA-ARS_2022_Savannah chromosome 14, ilPloInte3.2, whole genome shotgun sequence harbors:
- the LOC128675624 gene encoding uncharacterized protein LOC128675624: MKSKLEFILPKVKIISNADKKKIFNAVDKRTKDCIKPIHLAAYLLDPKTQGLILNDDEDLEAMEFIETMAQTQNINVMTDLANYKARDGFWRKQFLWEKVENITPITWWKGLCSSKNLSKIAVRILTAPCTSAATERSFSKHGHINSKKRNRLTTERAAKLTFASYNWDLLHKYNETVRSEASDSPGPWTPDYDQNTEQTGSEDESLDESHYNSTRVDNALIIRSPEYNIEFFDCGSSNSSSNED; this comes from the coding sequence ATGAAGTCAAAATTAGAGTTCATTTTACcgaaagttaaaataattagcaacgcagacaagaaaaaaatttttaatgcaGTCGATAAAAGAACGAAAGACTGTATAAAACCTATACATTTAGCGGCTTATCTTTTGGACCCCAAAACTCAAGGGTTAATCTTGAATGACGACGAAGACCTGGAAGCAATGGAATTTATAGAAACAATGGCCCAAACCcagaatataaatgttatgacAGATTTAGCCAATTACAAGGCCAGAGATGGATTTTGGAGAAAGCAATTTCTTTGGGAAAAAGTCGAAAATATAACTCCTATTACATGGTGGAAGGGACTTTGTTCATCTAAAAACTTAAGTAAAATAGCAGTACGTATTTTAACTGCACCATGTACATCTGCGGCCACAGAGCGATCCTTTAGCAAGCATGGTCAtattaattctaaaaaaagaaatcgcTTAACTACCGAAAGAGCAgctaaacttactttcgcttcTTATAACTGGGATCTGCTTCACAAATACAATGAAACCGTGCGATCTGAAGCCAGTGACTCTCCTGGTCCATGGACTCCAGATTATGATCAAAACACTGAACAAACAGGTAGTGAAGACGAAAGCTTGGACGAAAGTCACTATAACTCCACTAGAGTAGATAATGCCTTAATAATAAGATCAccagaatataatatagaattttttGACTGTGGTAGTAGTAATAGTAGCAGTAATGAAGACTGA